The Fluviispira sanaruensis sequence ATCTTTTGGCTGGACTCTATTTTGGTTACCAATTTGGCTCATTTCAAATCAAACCAGAAATTAGTTTTATTTACTTTTTTTAAGATAATTGAGAAAGCTCTTGAAAATAAAAGAGATGATTAAACTTAATTAAACAGCTCTTTTATTCAGATAAGAAAATTACGCGCTTTTCTTTTTTGCTAACAGTGAAGCTGTATTTCTATCAGATTCAGCTTTTGGTAAACATAAAGCCTGGGACATATAGAAAATAACAAAACTGAAAACAGCCATACAAATAAAATCAATGCCCAAGGGAATGTCTTTTGTTCCACCTTGGAACGAACCAAAATATGAGAGAATAGTGAATACTCCCATATATGGGTAGAGCCACAATGCGCACTTGAAATCGAGTTTTGTGGCAATATGTTCTGGATCAATTCTGCTTCTATTCAAGAAATTTGTTAAAAGAAATACTGTTAAACCAACGGTTACTGTCAAAGAGAGTTTCCAAACAACAGTCCATCCTGACCAGTAAATCATAAGATTACAAATGTAGAACGCAATAAATGATGTCAATTGGTAAAATGGAAGTTTAAAGGGTCTGTTTCTTTCTGGTTGTTGTTTTCTAAGGGCAACAAGGCAAATTGGGCCAACTGCAAAAGAAAATATCAGTGCAGCAGACAAAAAGGACACGATAGATTTCCAGCCATCAAATGGTAGGAAAGCGAGCATGGCAACAACGAAGTTCAAGAAAATAGCACGCATAGGGATTCCCGATTTTGCAATTTTACTAAAGAACTTTGGTGAGTTACCAGACTGACTCATTGTTTGAACGATACGTGCACTGGAAGCGACATAAAGAACGCCTGTACCTAGGGGGGACACAACAGCATCGATATAAAGAACAGTAACAAGCCATATCACACCCAGATTTGCGGCAAGCCCTGCTAAAGGACCCGCGTCGCCAGCGAATGCAATTTTGCTCCAACCATTTGCTAATGCACTTTCAGGCAAGGCAGCAATGAAAGCGTATTGAAGTCCAACATATAAAACCATGCAGATAACTATCGAACCAATAAGAGCGAGAGGGATATCTCGTTGGGGTCTTTTGGCTTCACCTGCGAGTAAGGCAGCATGTTGGAATCCACAATAGGAATAAACAACACCCGCAAGAGCAACTGCGGATAAAATTCCTGAAATTCCGTAAGGAGCAAATTCTTGAGTAGAAGTGGAAGTTAATCCCATATTGTCAGAGTTATGGGAAGTTAGTAAAAATACAATTACGACTGCAAAGGGGACAATTAATTTCCACACACTGATAAGACTATTTGCATTTGCTAGGAATTTAGCTCCAAAACTATTAAGTAAAATAACAAAAAGCATTGTGCAAAAGCACATTACAAAGCCGAAGGAAGTGAAAACGGATACATTGTCTACTTTTTGCACAAGTGAAGGAAAGAGATGTCCCATATAGAGAACTGTGGACTGAACTTCCTGAGAAATGGAAACCACATAAGTAATCCAAGTGAGCCAAGTCAGAATAAAACCAACGAGCTTACCGTGTGTAAAAATAGGAAACGCTGCAACCCCACCAGATATGGGAAACATTGCACTTAACTCTGCAAATGTAAGGGCTAAAAATATAGTACCAAAGCCACCTATGAGCCAGGCAATAATAGAGGCAGGACCTGCCATTTGAGCTGCATAAAGTGAGCCAAAAAGCCATCCAGAACCTACAATTCCACCAAGGCTGGCGCACATAATGCCAAACCAACCAATACTTCGTTTAAGTTTCACGGTGTTTGTCCCCTTCCGAACTTAACTTAATTTATAGTAAAGGATCTCTAAATGGAAATATCGAAGATTCCCAATGTAAAAACCCATTTTTAATTTTCCCTGCTTACTTATTTCTTTTTTGCTGGTTAGTCAAATATATTAAATTGGACATATATTATGAAAAGTGCATTTTACAGTAAATGAATTTTTATTTTATAAAATGAATCGCCTTATAATATGCAATTATAATCATAAAGCGATTAAATTATTTTTTTAATCAATCGATCATTTTATTTACGATATCATCAACTTTTAGTAATGCAGATGCTAATTCAGAGGTTTGAGTGCCTCCCCCACGAGCAAAATCAGGTCTACCGCCTCCTTTGCCGCCCACCATTTCAGAAAGCAATTTGATGATATTTCCAGCAGAAAGTTTTTTATTCTGTTTTGTCATCTCAGGATTTATTGCAGAAATTATATGTGCACGATTGTCAAAAATTGCAGCAATAACTGCGATTGTATTTGGTTTCTCTTTGAGTCTATCACACAAAAGCTCCATCTCTTTCAAATCCGAAGAATCAGATAAAGTAACTACAAGGCGTGCATTATTTTTAAGTTTTTTTGCATTAGACAATAATTCCGAAATTTGCGCGTTTACAAGTCTGCTTTGTAATTGGACAATATTTTTTTCTAAATCTTTTGTATTTTCACGCAGTGCAATTATGCGTAATGAAATTTCAGATTCCGCACATTTAGCTGTTTCTGCAGCATGTGCAATAACATTTTTCAATTTCTTAAGGTATTGGAGGGCTGCAAAACCTGTCACAGCTTCAATACGACGCACGCCACTTGTTACACTTCCTTCAGAAATTATTTTAAATAATCCGATATTTCCTGTGCTAGATATATGTGTTCCGCCACATAACTCAAGGGAAAAATCACTTATTTCAAGCATGCGTACATGGTCGTCATATTTCTCATCGAACATAGCCATCGCGCCCATTTCTTTAGCCTTCGCTAAGGGAACATGCTCATGAGTTTTAACCGCAATATTTTTTAAAATTTGTGCATTAACCAGAAATTCAACTTGTTCAATTTCTTTTGCGCTTAGAGCCCTGCTATGCGTAAAATCAAAGCGGAGTGTGCTTGGGTTGACGAGAGAGCCCGCTTGGCGCACATTTTCTCCTAAAACAATTTGTAAAGCTTTGTGTGCCAAATGTGTTGCTGTGTGATTGCGCATAGTGGCTTGGCGTGATGTAAAATCGATACGTGCTGTTACTTTAGCTGAGTTTGCAAAGAAATTCTTTAATTGCTCTTGACTTAAGGATTCATATGATTCAGAGCTGAACTCAACATGTTTAAGGAGATGAATAATACTAGTTACAGTTTTTCTAACATCAATAACTTCGAAGTCATTTTTTCCATCTTTATTTACAATTTGCAGACTACCAATATCACATACTTGCCCACCACCTTCTGGATAAAAAGGTGTGTTTGCAATAACAACTTCAAATAATTTATTTTTTAATTGACGTACTTTTTTAATATTTGTGCTTGGAATCTGTACTTCAGCGTATTCTACTTTATCTGATGATACGTTTGTTACTTTAAGATTATATCCCACAAAGTTTTTATCTTCAGAGGGATTTAATTTATTTAATTCAAGCCAAGGTGAGTCATCTTGATCAAATTTATAAAATTTTGCTTCAGCGCGGCTTCTTTCTTTTTGTTCCAGCATATGTCTGTCAAAGTTTTCAAGATCTGCAGTGAAGCCAATTTCTTCGCATAAAACTCTTGTTAAATCAGAAGGAAAACCAAAACTGTCATGGAGAATAAAAATATTTTCCCCAGAAATAATTTTTAAATTCTTTGCTTTTGCTTCTTCAACAAAATGATTAAATTTTGTCAGACCACTGTCGAGCGTGCTGCTAAAACGCAATTCTTCATTGCGAATTGCTTCTTCAATACGATTTTTATTTTTAACAATTTCTGGATAAAATTCTCCCATTTCAGAGACCACGACTTTAACAATCTTTTCTAAGAAAGATTGATCTTTAGGCCAGTTTTTTGTGAGCCTATGCGCATGTCTTACTGCACGGCGAAGTACACGGCGCAAAACATATCCCCGCCCTTCGTTTGAGAAGTTTGCACCATCTGCCAAGGTGAAAGTTAATAAGCGAATGTGATCGGATACAACATTGCAGCTTTCTTTTTGCTGTTCTGATAGTTCATTTAATTTTGTTTTTATACTTGCAGTTATTAAGATTTCTTCTTTTATTTTTTCAAATAAATCGATATCAAAGATAGCTGTTTTCCCTTGGGTGAGTGCTGTGACGCGCTCAAGCCCCATTCCTGTGTCTACACTTTTCATAGGTAAGTCGAGTAGAGTTCCGTCTTCTTGACGGTTGTACTGCATAAAAACCAAGTTCCAAAATTCTAAGTAACGGTCACAGTCGCAGCCTGGTCCTTTACAAACTAAACCTTTTTCGTAACATTGGCCTACTTTTTCACCTTGATCCAAATAAAGTTCTGAACAAGGACCACACGGACCTGTTGGTCCCATTGCCCAAAAATTATCTTTATCGCCGAGACGCACAATACGCTCAGCAGGAACGCCTATGGATTTCCAAATTTCAAATGCTTCATCATCACTGTGGTGAACAGTTGCCCAAAAACGGGAGAGATCGAGTTTTAGTTCTTTCTTTGTAAATTCATACGCCCATTCAATAGCTTCTTTTTTGTAGTAATCACCAAAGCTCCAAGAACCAAGCATTTCAAACATGGTGCAATGGCGCCCGTCCTTACCTACATCGTCGAGGTCGCCAACTCGAATACACTTTTGTGAGTTGGTTGCACGCTTATAGGAGCGCACTTCTTCGCCCGTAAGGCAGGATTTAAATTGAGTCATCCCCGCAATTGTAAAAAGAATGGTTTGGTCAGCAATGGGGATTGTAGAGGCACTTGGCACGTAAGTGTGCTTTTTTGTTTCAAAAAAATGAATAAACTTACGGCGGATCTCATTGGTCTTCATAATCACTCCAGTCTTGGCCTATCGCATTCTAAAAAAATTCGTTACGGCTGATGTAATATCTAAGCATTCGGATTTACCGAGCTTGCTTAACTTATAGATTGGCAAACGAGCAATGGCAATATGAGAGTTTAAGGAATTAATAATTTATGACTGATATGAAAACTCCAAGCACAGCAAGTGAAAATGAATCGGTAAAATTGAAAAAAGCAAGTTTTGCAGCTATAGCGGGTGTTCTTTTTTCCCGCGCCTCTGGGATCGTGCGGACAGCGGTTGTAAATGGAACCTTTGGGGTTACAGTTTCTTTAGATGCCTTTAATGCTGCCTTTCGTTTTCCAAATAGTCTGCGAGATCTTTTTGCAGATGGGGCACTCTCAGCTTCATTTATTAAAGTATTGGTAGACGAAAGAACTAAAGGAGTTGAAGCTGAAAAACAACTGATTCGAATTGTGATCGGATTTTTTTCCTTTGTTACTTTTCTCATCGCAATTATAGCAGCTATTTTTTCATACCCCTTTATGGAATTTATTAGCAATGAAAAATTTAAACAATCAGGGGGGCTCGATCTGGCCTCTTTTCTATTTAAGATTTTAGCATTTTATTTACCATTAACTATGCTAAATGCTGTCGCTATGGCTGTTCTAGGTGTGCTCGGGCAGACATTTCGTGCTATGAATGGTTCTGCTTTTTTAAATGTTGGCATAATAGGTTTAGCTTTCTGTTCGCCACTCTTTTTACATTATGGTTTTAATCCCGTCGTTGGAATTGCTATTGGAGCTATTATTGGTGTGATTATGCAAATGGTATATCAATTTCTACCATTGTATAAATTGGGTATGTTAGCTTGGCCCATTTTCAGTATCAAAGAGTGGGTTTCCTATAAACCATTGCACGAAGTTTTAATTTTAATGCTCCCTCGCGCTCTTGGTCAAGGCGCAATGATATTAGCATTGCTGATAAATACTTTTTTTGCAATTCAGGTGGGAGAAGGTGCTTTAACTTATATTATGACTGCGACAATAATTATTCAGGTGCCAATTGGATTATTTGGAGTGGCCACTGGTTTTGCTGCATTGCCAGTTCTGAGTAAAGCCATTGTTGAGAATCAAAATAAAAGATTTTCTTTACTTCTTGTTGAAAGTTTAGATACAGCAATGTG is a genomic window containing:
- the alaS gene encoding alanine--tRNA ligase, producing the protein MKTNEIRRKFIHFFETKKHTYVPSASTIPIADQTILFTIAGMTQFKSCLTGEEVRSYKRATNSQKCIRVGDLDDVGKDGRHCTMFEMLGSWSFGDYYKKEAIEWAYEFTKKELKLDLSRFWATVHHSDDEAFEIWKSIGVPAERIVRLGDKDNFWAMGPTGPCGPCSELYLDQGEKVGQCYEKGLVCKGPGCDCDRYLEFWNLVFMQYNRQEDGTLLDLPMKSVDTGMGLERVTALTQGKTAIFDIDLFEKIKEEILITASIKTKLNELSEQQKESCNVVSDHIRLLTFTLADGANFSNEGRGYVLRRVLRRAVRHAHRLTKNWPKDQSFLEKIVKVVVSEMGEFYPEIVKNKNRIEEAIRNEELRFSSTLDSGLTKFNHFVEEAKAKNLKIISGENIFILHDSFGFPSDLTRVLCEEIGFTADLENFDRHMLEQKERSRAEAKFYKFDQDDSPWLELNKLNPSEDKNFVGYNLKVTNVSSDKVEYAEVQIPSTNIKKVRQLKNKLFEVVIANTPFYPEGGGQVCDIGSLQIVNKDGKNDFEVIDVRKTVTSIIHLLKHVEFSSESYESLSQEQLKNFFANSAKVTARIDFTSRQATMRNHTATHLAHKALQIVLGENVRQAGSLVNPSTLRFDFTHSRALSAKEIEQVEFLVNAQILKNIAVKTHEHVPLAKAKEMGAMAMFDEKYDDHVRMLEISDFSLELCGGTHISSTGNIGLFKIISEGSVTSGVRRIEAVTGFAALQYLKKLKNVIAHAAETAKCAESEISLRIIALRENTKDLEKNIVQLQSRLVNAQISELLSNAKKLKNNARLVVTLSDSSDLKEMELLCDRLKEKPNTIAVIAAIFDNRAHIISAINPEMTKQNKKLSAGNIIKLLSEMVGGKGGGRPDFARGGGTQTSELASALLKVDDIVNKMID
- a CDS encoding APC family permease; translation: MKLKRSIGWFGIMCASLGGIVGSGWLFGSLYAAQMAGPASIIAWLIGGFGTIFLALTFAELSAMFPISGGVAAFPIFTHGKLVGFILTWLTWITYVVSISQEVQSTVLYMGHLFPSLVQKVDNVSVFTSFGFVMCFCTMLFVILLNSFGAKFLANANSLISVWKLIVPFAVVIVFLLTSHNSDNMGLTSTSTQEFAPYGISGILSAVALAGVVYSYCGFQHAALLAGEAKRPQRDIPLALIGSIVICMVLYVGLQYAFIAALPESALANGWSKIAFAGDAGPLAGLAANLGVIWLVTVLYIDAVVSPLGTGVLYVASSARIVQTMSQSGNSPKFFSKIAKSGIPMRAIFLNFVVAMLAFLPFDGWKSIVSFLSAALIFSFAVGPICLVALRKQQPERNRPFKLPFYQLTSFIAFYICNLMIYWSGWTVVWKLSLTVTVGLTVFLLTNFLNRSRIDPEHIATKLDFKCALWLYPYMGVFTILSYFGSFQGGTKDIPLGIDFICMAVFSFVIFYMSQALCLPKAESDRNTASLLAKKKSA
- the murJ gene encoding murein biosynthesis integral membrane protein MurJ, with the protein product MTDMKTPSTASENESVKLKKASFAAIAGVLFSRASGIVRTAVVNGTFGVTVSLDAFNAAFRFPNSLRDLFADGALSASFIKVLVDERTKGVEAEKQLIRIVIGFFSFVTFLIAIIAAIFSYPFMEFISNEKFKQSGGLDLASFLFKILAFYLPLTMLNAVAMAVLGVLGQTFRAMNGSAFLNVGIIGLAFCSPLFLHYGFNPVVGIAIGAIIGVIMQMVYQFLPLYKLGMLAWPIFSIKEWVSYKPLHEVLILMLPRALGQGAMILALLINTFFAIQVGEGALTYIMTATIIIQVPIGLFGVATGFAALPVLSKAIVENQNKRFSLLLVESLDTAMWLAALTTACFALLIVPFYSVLFQHGAVNFQDTIQNSIAVCAYSIGIIFASGSKILLNGFYAINCTKQIVYNAVVYLVINASLSSILAPKLGILGLGISYGTASAFDFLMNYFFLKRRFQQKYYGDNPYIEGGKTFGFRMIAFAFLAYIFGLSGVASIIYFWQNFDQYLSFELNFISQFIILSVGGILFCAVSIVLVKFFAPQHLKDLLSKILSKLKYSF